Proteins from a single region of Pyrus communis chromosome 6, drPyrComm1.1, whole genome shotgun sequence:
- the LOC137737868 gene encoding methionine aminopeptidase 1B, chloroplastic-like — MAVAGGLQLSAPSHGCQGQVLLSSTKSTLFVGSPLSFSLSTYGKESFYRKNLVVFARRLSGLEEAMRIKRERETRQLAPKIGRRPPLRRGRVSPQLPVPDHIPRPPYVGSSILPEIANEHQFPRSEGIADMRAACELAARVLESAGKLVRPSVTTNEIDIAVHQMIIDAGAYPSPLGYGGFPKSVCTSVNECMCHGIPDSRQLQSGDIINIDVTVYLNGYHGDTSKTFLCGEVSESIQRLVKVTEECLEKGIAVCKDGASFKKIGKRISEHAEKYGYGVVERFVGHGVGTVFHSEPLILHHRNDQSGSMVEGQTFTIEPILTMGSIECKTWPDNWTTLTADGSPAAQFEHTILITRTGAEILTTC, encoded by the exons ATGGCAGTCGCCGGAGGTCTGCAACTCTCAGCTCCTTCTCATGGCTGCCAAGGCCAAGTCTTACTAAGTTCAACGAAGTCAACTCTCTTCGTCGGGTCCCCACTCAGCTTCTCCCTCTCCACCTATG GAAAAGAATCGTTTTATCGGAAGAACCTCGTTGTGTTTGCTCGGAGACTTTCGGGGTTGGAGGAGGCCATGAGAATTAAAAG AGAGCGTGAGACTCGGCAGCTTGCGCCAAAGATTGGAAGAAGGCCGCCATTGAGGCGTGGAAGGGTGTCGCCACAACTTCCCGTTCCTGATCACATTCCGAGGCCTCCTTATGTTGGCTCATCTATATTGCCAGAAATTGCCAATGAACATCAATTTCCTCGTTCTGAAGGCATTGCTGATATGCGAGCTGCGTGCGAGCTTGCTGCTCGCGTCTTAGAATCTGCAGGAAAGTTGGTTAGG CCGTCAGTAACAACTAATGAAATTGACATAGCAGTGCACCAGATGATTATTGATGCTGGTGCCTATCCCTCACCACTTGGCTATGGAGGATTTCCGAAGAGTGTATGCACATCTGTTAATGAGTGCATGTGCCACGGAATTCCTGATTCTCGACAGTTACAG AGTGGAGACATTATCAACATAGATGTGACGGTCTACCTAAAT GGATATCATGGAGACACATCAAAGACCTTTCTTTGTGGGGAGGTCAGTGAATCAATCCAACGACTAGTGAAG GTAACCGAAGAGTGCTTGGAAAAAGGCATAGCGGTTTGCAAGGATGGTGCTAGCTtcaagaaaattggaaaaagaatTAG TGAACATGCTGAAAAATACGGTTATGGCGTAGTAGAGCGCTTTGTTGGGCACGGTGTAGGGACTGTATTTCATTCTGAACCATTAATACTACATCACC GTAATGACCAGTCTGGTTCAATGGTTGAAGGTCAAACATTTACCATTG AACCCATCCTTACAATGGGAAGCATCGAGTGTAAAACGTGGCCGGACAATTGGACGACGCTGACCGCGGACGGTAGCCCGGCTGCGCAGTTTGAACATACCATTCTGATTACGAGAACCGGTGCTGAAATTTTGACAACATGTTAA